The proteins below are encoded in one region of Rhizobacter sp.:
- a CDS encoding PQQ-binding-like beta-propeller repeat protein, translating into MKKIWSVAAVAVFLSACGGGGAGDSTTANADASREQAQSAAQQASLMATPASLELRLTSGQTAVGELALQYSGAAAPHTRLVIEGELPAVFAPKPVIESLGDGRFTVKLSTAEGLADGTYTGTLQFAGCHDPKCKNARRTARVAVPYSITVSAASDWQMHQGNAAHTGYVPVTLDPARFQYAWDWRRPASGVIGAINAVVSEGGKVFVTDDDYFSAVSIRALNEADGSPVWTRDFGTKPGLNPPAVANGVVYAATMGHSDTYLHAFRAADGQPVFQSAFDSQWGHVLAPTLADGRAYTNGGYYGGGIYSFDATSGSRLWSQTAGDDDMSTPAVDSRYVYHYSGLGLEVYGKVDGNLVASIPDPYGPGWGYSYHGSPILGSADNVIAFSGGAFSGRASSSVEQYDSRRLVNFSVENRNTRWISARAYLTTPALAKGVVYAGRNAPKSLDAISEATGEVLWSWAGTASDSEFHRNVVVTDNLLFVSTDRAVHAIDLATHQSVWSYPSPGMISLSASGMLYIVEGAREPTGRLIAIRVR; encoded by the coding sequence ATGAAAAAAATCTGGTCGGTGGCTGCGGTCGCCGTGTTCCTGTCTGCGTGCGGCGGCGGTGGTGCTGGTGACAGCACCACTGCCAATGCAGACGCTTCGCGAGAGCAGGCCCAGAGCGCGGCGCAGCAAGCCTCGCTCATGGCCACGCCGGCGAGCCTCGAACTTCGTTTGACGAGCGGGCAGACCGCCGTCGGCGAGCTGGCGCTGCAGTACAGCGGCGCCGCGGCCCCGCACACCAGGCTCGTCATCGAAGGCGAGCTGCCCGCCGTCTTTGCGCCCAAGCCGGTGATCGAGTCGCTGGGTGACGGGCGCTTCACGGTGAAGCTGAGCACGGCCGAGGGCCTGGCCGACGGCACCTACACCGGCACCTTGCAGTTCGCCGGCTGCCATGACCCGAAGTGCAAGAACGCCCGCAGGACGGCGCGCGTGGCGGTGCCCTACAGCATCACCGTGTCCGCGGCGAGCGACTGGCAGATGCACCAGGGCAACGCGGCGCACACCGGCTACGTGCCGGTGACGCTCGACCCGGCGCGCTTCCAGTACGCGTGGGACTGGCGGCGCCCCGCGAGTGGCGTGATCGGCGCGATCAACGCGGTGGTGAGTGAAGGCGGCAAGGTGTTCGTCACCGACGACGACTACTTCAGCGCCGTGTCGATCCGCGCCTTGAACGAAGCCGATGGCTCGCCGGTGTGGACGCGCGACTTCGGCACCAAGCCCGGCCTCAACCCGCCGGCGGTGGCCAACGGCGTGGTCTATGCGGCGACGATGGGCCACTCCGACACCTACCTGCACGCCTTCCGCGCCGCCGATGGCCAGCCGGTGTTCCAGTCGGCCTTCGACTCGCAGTGGGGCCACGTGCTCGCACCGACGCTCGCCGACGGCCGCGCCTACACCAACGGCGGCTACTACGGCGGTGGCATCTACTCGTTCGACGCCACCTCGGGCAGCCGCCTGTGGTCGCAGACCGCGGGCGACGACGACATGAGCACGCCGGCCGTCGACAGCCGCTACGTCTACCACTACAGCGGCCTCGGGCTCGAGGTGTACGGCAAGGTCGACGGCAACCTGGTCGCGTCGATCCCCGACCCGTATGGCCCGGGCTGGGGCTACTCGTACCACGGCTCGCCGATCCTCGGCTCGGCTGACAACGTCATCGCCTTCAGCGGCGGTGCGTTCAGTGGCCGGGCGTCGTCGAGCGTCGAGCAATACGACAGCCGCCGCCTGGTGAACTTCTCGGTGGAGAACCGCAACACCCGCTGGATCAGCGCACGGGCCTACCTCACGACACCGGCGCTCGCCAAGGGGGTGGTGTATGCGGGCCGCAATGCGCCGAAGTCGCTCGATGCGATCAGCGAAGCCACCGGCGAAGTGCTGTGGTCGTGGGCCGGCACGGCGAGCGACAGCGAGTTCCACCGCAACGTGGTCGTCACCGACAACCTGCTCTTCGTCAGCACTGACCGCGCCGTGCATGCGATCGACCTCGCGACGCACCAGTCGGTGTGGTCGTACCCGTCGCCGGGGATGATCAGCCTGTCGGCGAGCGGCATGCTCTACATCGTGGAAGGCGCACGCGAGCCCACCGGGCGGCTCATCGCGATCCGCGTGCGCTGA
- a CDS encoding glutaredoxin family protein has product MNLNIVVYSKSACPQCDQAKMLLKTKSIDFKEVKIDDEAERLAFFEKCGPSVRQMPQIFINEQRVGGLAGLQAALTQLGR; this is encoded by the coding sequence ATGAACCTCAACATCGTCGTCTACTCCAAGTCGGCCTGCCCGCAATGCGACCAGGCCAAGATGCTGCTCAAGACCAAGTCGATCGACTTCAAGGAAGTGAAGATCGATGACGAGGCCGAGCGCCTGGCCTTCTTCGAGAAGTGCGGGCCTTCGGTGCGGCAGATGCCGCAGATCTTCATCAACGAGCAGCGTGTCGGCGGCCTGGCAGGCCTGCAGGCGGCGCTCACGCAACTCGGGCGCTGA
- a CDS encoding helix-turn-helix domain-containing protein codes for MDIAEVAKRSGVPASTLRYYEEKGLIASVGRQGLRRLFAPEVIDQLALIALGQAAGFSLDDIGAMFSADGKPNINRKMLDAKADELDATIKRLKAMSNGLRHAAVCPARNHAECPTFRRLLRAAAAGSFEKRQKRPAA; via the coding sequence ATGGACATCGCCGAAGTCGCCAAACGTTCGGGCGTGCCCGCCTCCACGCTGCGCTACTACGAAGAAAAGGGGTTGATCGCCTCGGTGGGCCGCCAGGGCCTGCGCCGCCTCTTCGCGCCGGAAGTGATCGACCAGCTCGCCCTCATCGCGCTCGGCCAGGCCGCGGGTTTCTCGCTCGATGACATCGGCGCCATGTTTTCCGCCGATGGCAAGCCCAACATCAATCGCAAGATGCTCGACGCCAAGGCCGACGAGCTCGATGCGACGATCAAGCGCCTCAAGGCCATGAGCAACGGCCTGCGCCACGCGGCCGTGTGCCCCGCGCGCAACCACGCCGAGTGCCCCACCTTCCGCCGCCTGCTGCGTGCGGCGGCGGCAGGGTCATTCGAGAAGCGCCAGAAGCGACCGGCCGCCTAA
- a CDS encoding DUF2938 domain-containing protein encodes MNPLLHDTARIALIGLGATATMDVWLWGLKRLGVPSLSFALVGRWVGHVVQGRWSHDGIAKSAPVRHEAALGWAVHYGVGLGFASLLVAVCGTAWLQAPTLGPALALGMGTVVVPLLVMQPAMGAGIASSKTAAPLKNCLKSFATHTVFGVGLFVTAVLIERTLP; translated from the coding sequence ATGAATCCGCTGCTGCACGACACCGCCCGCATCGCCCTGATCGGCCTCGGCGCCACCGCCACGATGGACGTGTGGCTGTGGGGCCTGAAGCGGCTTGGCGTGCCCTCGCTCAGCTTCGCGCTCGTGGGCCGCTGGGTGGGCCATGTGGTGCAGGGGCGCTGGTCGCACGACGGCATCGCCAAGTCGGCACCGGTGCGGCACGAGGCTGCGCTCGGCTGGGCGGTGCACTACGGCGTGGGGCTCGGGTTCGCCTCGCTGCTGGTGGCCGTGTGCGGCACGGCCTGGTTGCAGGCACCCACGCTGGGGCCGGCGCTCGCCCTCGGCATGGGCACGGTCGTCGTGCCGCTGCTGGTGATGCAGCCCGCGATGGGCGCGGGCATCGCGTCGTCGAAGACGGCCGCGCCGCTGAAGAACTGCCTGAAGAGTTTCGCCACCCACACCGTGTTCGGCGTGGGCTTGTTTGTCACTGCTGTCTTGATCGAAAGGACCTTGCCATGA
- a CDS encoding DUF2798 domain-containing protein: protein MIPRKFEPYLFGLVLSGLMSFVVAGISTLRNVGVVEGFTGLWVGAWLTAWLLAFPIVLFVAPLARRVVQRVLAPQ from the coding sequence ATGATCCCCAGAAAGTTCGAACCCTATCTCTTCGGCCTCGTGCTCTCGGGCCTGATGTCGTTCGTGGTGGCGGGCATCTCCACCTTGCGCAACGTGGGCGTCGTGGAGGGCTTCACCGGCCTGTGGGTCGGGGCGTGGCTGACCGCATGGCTGCTCGCCTTCCCGATCGTGCTCTTCGTCGCGCCGCTCGCGCGGCGTGTGGTGCAGCGGGTGCTGGCGCCGCAGTGA
- a CDS encoding DUF1992 domain-containing protein, producing the protein MPHPSDSERRKKRDALLRSQDEAIAEHLAQAMKSGELQSAESYGKPLADQDDYLRTPVEFRLPFKILKNAGVTPPEIDLFHKRAELRQQLEAATTDDERDTLKRRLGELELAIALRLEGMRVNGRL; encoded by the coding sequence ATGCCTCACCCCAGCGACTCCGAGCGCCGCAAGAAACGCGATGCCCTGCTGCGCAGCCAGGACGAAGCCATCGCCGAGCACCTGGCCCAGGCGATGAAATCGGGCGAGCTGCAAAGCGCCGAGAGCTACGGCAAGCCCCTGGCCGACCAGGACGACTACCTGCGCACGCCGGTCGAGTTCCGGCTGCCGTTCAAGATCCTGAAGAACGCGGGCGTGACGCCGCCCGAGATCGACCTCTTCCACAAGCGCGCCGAGTTGCGCCAGCAGCTGGAAGCGGCCACCACCGACGATGAACGCGACACGCTCAAGCGCCGGCTCGGCGAGCTGGAGCTGGCGATCGCCCTGCGTCTGGAGGGCATGCGTGTGAACGGCCGCTTGTGA
- a CDS encoding prolyl oligopeptidase family serine peptidase translates to MGIGAQGPSGECHEESTDPRTRRIVRRRHRVRAGRHCREGNRQGHRRDGQAGCRERQGRCVRPAGEDRAQGQGEGPQGQGQAPPREREGRGQGRDPVTRATDATDARTGGRRVAKRTLASAWAKSFERSLGVWTRAGLNAGLKQSRQQIGQVASHVAKAAAAKHKPPPGPGDWLPGVAVGLSGLLRFHLYRPPGLHYAERVPVMVMLHGCGQDARSFAVSTRMNRVADRERFLVLYPEQDRVANPQGCWNWFETRSGRAYSEAALILKAIDQVALFYPADVTRVALCGLSAGASMAVLLATRHPARFKAVVMHSGVAPGSADSSAAAVRAMRGRQMLTPLAVSEVLPPLMVIHGAHDRVVSSRNASATVNLWADAAGATASESRRVQRGQRHAMTITEHKRRSRDVASLVEVDTLGHAWSGGAAKKPYSDSRGPDASRLAWAFAQRQFRA, encoded by the coding sequence ATGGGGATCGGCGCGCAAGGTCCATCAGGAGAATGTCATGAAGAAAGCACTGACCCTCGCACTCGCCGCATTGTTCGCCGCCGGCACCGCGTTCGCGCAGGTCGGCACTGCCGTGAAGGAAACCGGCAAGGCCACCGCCGAGACGGTCAAGCAGGGTGCCGAGAACGCCAAGGCCGCTGTGTCCGACCAGCCGGAGAAGACCGTGCACAAGGCCAAGGCGAAGGTCCACAAGGCCAAGGCCAAGCACCACCGCGAGAACGCGAAGGACGCGGCCAAGGACGCGACCCAGTAACCCGCGCTACAGACGCTACCGACGCACGCACGGGAGGCCGCCGCGTGGCCAAACGCACGCTGGCGAGCGCCTGGGCGAAGTCGTTCGAGCGCAGCCTCGGCGTGTGGACACGCGCCGGGCTCAACGCGGGCCTGAAGCAAAGCCGGCAGCAGATCGGCCAGGTGGCCAGCCATGTGGCGAAGGCGGCGGCCGCCAAGCACAAGCCGCCGCCCGGCCCCGGCGACTGGCTGCCCGGCGTGGCGGTCGGCCTGTCGGGCCTGCTGCGTTTCCACCTCTACCGGCCGCCGGGCCTGCACTACGCCGAGCGGGTGCCGGTGATGGTGATGCTGCACGGCTGCGGGCAAGACGCGCGCAGCTTCGCCGTCAGCACCCGCATGAACCGCGTGGCCGACCGTGAGCGCTTTCTCGTGCTCTACCCCGAGCAGGACCGCGTGGCCAACCCGCAGGGCTGCTGGAACTGGTTCGAGACGCGCTCGGGGCGGGCCTACAGCGAGGCGGCGCTCATCCTGAAGGCGATCGACCAGGTGGCCCTCTTCTACCCGGCCGACGTGACGCGGGTGGCGTTGTGCGGGCTCTCGGCCGGCGCGAGCATGGCGGTGCTGCTGGCCACGCGCCACCCGGCGCGCTTCAAGGCGGTGGTGATGCACTCGGGCGTGGCCCCGGGCTCGGCCGACTCCAGCGCTGCCGCGGTGCGCGCGATGCGCGGGCGGCAGATGCTCACGCCGCTGGCGGTGAGCGAGGTGCTGCCGCCGCTGATGGTGATCCACGGGGCGCACGACCGCGTGGTCTCGTCGCGCAACGCGAGCGCCACGGTCAACCTCTGGGCCGATGCGGCGGGTGCCACCGCGAGCGAATCGCGGCGGGTGCAACGCGGCCAGCGCCACGCGATGACGATCACCGAACACAAGCGCCGCAGCCGCGACGTGGCGTCGCTGGTGGAGGTCGACACGCTCGGCCATGCCTGGAGCGGCGGCGCCGCGAAGAAGCCCTACAGCGACAGCCGCGGGCCCGATGCGTCGCGCCTCGCCTGGGCGTTTGCGCAAAGGCAATTCCGCGCGTGA
- a CDS encoding 5-formyltetrahydrofolate cyclo-ligase, whose translation MPPEDRRALRAKLIAARQALPDRLERAVQLQQVLRAWLVSRKESTIGAYWPIKGEFDPLPALYRWSEGGPEGSPRRIGLPVTDKRTGELRFHVWFPGCEMELDAHDIPKPKGTDEFRPGLLLLPCVGYGPGGVRLGYGGGFYDRTIESLNPRPLTIGVGYAHGFLPLLRAEPDDLTVDVMLTEEGVMWQRPGT comes from the coding sequence ATGCCCCCCGAAGACCGCCGCGCCCTGCGCGCCAAGCTCATCGCCGCCCGCCAGGCGCTGCCCGACCGTCTGGAGCGCGCCGTGCAACTGCAGCAGGTGCTGCGTGCGTGGCTCGTGAGCCGCAAGGAATCGACCATCGGCGCCTACTGGCCGATCAAGGGCGAGTTCGACCCGCTCCCCGCCCTCTACCGCTGGAGCGAAGGTGGGCCCGAAGGCTCGCCGCGCCGCATTGGCCTGCCCGTCACCGACAAACGCACCGGCGAGCTGCGTTTCCACGTGTGGTTCCCCGGCTGCGAGATGGAGCTCGACGCGCACGACATCCCCAAGCCCAAGGGCACCGACGAGTTCAGGCCCGGCCTGCTGCTGCTGCCCTGCGTGGGCTATGGCCCGGGCGGTGTGCGCCTCGGTTACGGCGGCGGCTTCTACGACCGCACCATCGAGAGCCTGAACCCGCGCCCGCTCACCATCGGCGTGGGCTACGCGCACGGCTTCCTGCCACTGCTGCGCGCCGAGCCCGACGACCTCACCGTCGACGTGATGCTCACCGAAGAAGGCGTGATGTGGCAGCGGCCCGGCACCTGA
- a CDS encoding YciI family protein: protein MRVMVIVKASPESEAGKMPSTELLAAMGAYNEELVKAGIMKGGDGLHPSSRGKRVAFSGQNRTVIDGPFAETKELIAGYWVWEVKDMAEAVEWVKRCPNPMESDSEIEIRPFFEAADFGEAMTPELHAQEDRIRQQLGGNAV, encoded by the coding sequence ATGCGCGTGATGGTGATCGTGAAGGCCAGCCCCGAGTCCGAAGCCGGCAAGATGCCGAGCACCGAGCTGCTCGCCGCGATGGGCGCCTACAACGAAGAGCTGGTCAAGGCCGGCATCATGAAGGGCGGCGACGGCCTGCATCCGAGTTCGCGCGGCAAGCGCGTGGCCTTCTCGGGCCAGAACCGCACGGTGATCGATGGCCCCTTCGCCGAGACCAAGGAGCTGATCGCCGGCTACTGGGTGTGGGAAGTGAAAGACATGGCCGAGGCCGTCGAGTGGGTCAAGCGCTGCCCCAACCCGATGGAGAGCGATTCCGAGATCGAGATCCGCCCGTTCTTCGAGGCGGCCGATTTCGGCGAGGCGATGACGCCCGAGCTGCACGCGCAGGAAGACCGCATCCGCCAGCAGCTGGGCGGCAACGCCGTCTGA
- a CDS encoding insulinase family protein: protein MPWRQTVSLSVFVRTGSLHETRLQNGISHVVEHMAFKGTQSRDCQRINLDAEALGAEVNAHTDKDHTAFHIEGLPRDLPTFIEQIADIVRHSTFPADELERERQVIQHEFTEFEEDPVNIAFDLFDKASYGDQHAAGRPVIGNRANIKRFTRDDLLAYVQQQYTACNVVVTAAGPVDEAALVAATERAFGDMPRGEPNTVAAPVWHGGVKLRRLSGSAQCQIVLGFEAPSLADDTHIAWVLAAALLGEGMSSPLLDEIRERRGLAYQVGCSADVTPLAGQFVIDAATEPAQGEAFITEVARLLHQHADRADPEGLARARNQISVRALRALEQPAKRMEVAAQELFTFGRLRDTSEWLARLQAVQALEVQGVFQRMLASRAAVGLSGSVPAKLKEHAARL from the coding sequence ATGCCCTGGCGGCAGACGGTGAGCCTGAGCGTCTTCGTGCGCACCGGCAGCCTGCATGAGACACGGCTGCAGAACGGCATCAGCCACGTGGTCGAGCACATGGCCTTCAAGGGCACGCAAAGCCGCGACTGCCAGCGCATCAACCTCGATGCCGAAGCGCTGGGCGCCGAGGTCAACGCGCACACCGACAAGGACCACACCGCCTTCCACATCGAAGGCCTGCCGCGCGACCTGCCGACCTTCATCGAGCAGATCGCCGACATCGTGCGCCACAGCACCTTCCCCGCCGACGAACTGGAGCGCGAGCGCCAGGTGATCCAGCACGAGTTCACCGAGTTCGAGGAAGACCCGGTCAACATCGCCTTCGACCTCTTCGACAAGGCCAGCTACGGCGACCAGCATGCCGCCGGCCGCCCGGTGATCGGCAACCGCGCCAACATCAAGCGCTTCACCCGCGACGACCTGCTGGCCTACGTGCAGCAGCAGTACACCGCGTGCAACGTGGTGGTGACCGCCGCGGGGCCGGTGGACGAGGCCGCGCTCGTGGCCGCCACCGAGCGCGCCTTCGGCGACATGCCGCGCGGCGAGCCCAACACCGTGGCCGCGCCCGTGTGGCACGGCGGCGTGAAGCTGCGGCGGCTCTCCGGCAGCGCGCAGTGCCAGATCGTGCTCGGCTTCGAAGCGCCTTCGCTCGCCGACGACACGCACATCGCGTGGGTGCTCGCCGCCGCGCTGCTCGGCGAAGGCATGAGCTCACCGCTGCTCGACGAGATCCGCGAGCGGCGCGGCCTCGCCTACCAGGTGGGCTGCTCGGCCGACGTGACGCCGCTGGCCGGCCAGTTCGTGATCGACGCGGCCACCGAGCCGGCGCAGGGCGAAGCCTTCATCACCGAAGTGGCCCGCCTGCTGCACCAGCACGCCGACCGCGCCGACCCCGAGGGCCTCGCGCGGGCGCGCAACCAGATCAGCGTGCGCGCCCTGCGGGCGCTCGAGCAGCCGGCCAAGCGCATGGAAGTGGCGGCGCAGGAGCTCTTCACCTTCGGCCGCCTGCGCGACACGAGCGAGTGGCTGGCGCGATTGCAGGCCGTGCAGGCGCTCGAGGTGCAAGGCGTCTTCCAGCGCATGCTGGCCAGCCGCGCCGCCGTCGGCCTGTCAGGTAGCGTGCCGGCCAAGCTCAAGGAACACGCCGCCCGCCTCTGA
- a CDS encoding OmpW family protein: protein MNKTLLAALAATTALATPLAAQAQDGPFLVRLRAVHLDSANKDSTGLDLSVNNKVIPELDLSYFFTPQIAAELILTYPQKHTLKSGGTEIGSLKHLPPTLTVQYHFTQLGTVKPYLGAGVNYTRFSAVKLPAGVDIERNSFGLAVQAGLDVAVAKNVYLNFDVKKVQIRTDVSSGGTTLGTFKVDPLLVGVGVGYRF from the coding sequence ATGAACAAGACCCTTCTCGCCGCCCTCGCCGCCACCACCGCACTCGCCACCCCGCTCGCCGCCCAGGCCCAGGACGGCCCGTTCCTCGTGCGCCTGCGCGCCGTCCACCTCGACAGCGCCAACAAGGACAGCACCGGCCTCGACCTCAGCGTCAACAACAAGGTGATCCCCGAGCTCGACCTGAGCTACTTCTTCACGCCGCAGATCGCCGCCGAGCTGATCCTCACCTACCCGCAGAAGCACACGCTCAAGTCGGGTGGCACCGAGATCGGCTCGCTCAAGCACCTGCCGCCCACCCTCACCGTGCAGTACCACTTCACGCAGCTGGGCACCGTCAAGCCCTACCTCGGCGCGGGCGTGAACTACACGCGCTTCTCGGCGGTGAAGCTGCCGGCCGGCGTGGACATCGAGCGCAACAGCTTCGGCCTCGCGGTGCAGGCCGGCCTCGACGTTGCCGTGGCGAAGAACGTCTACCTCAACTTCGACGTGAAGAAGGTGCAGATCCGCACCGACGTGAGCTCGGGCGGCACGACGCTCGGCACCTTCAAGGTCGACCCGCTGCTGGTCGGCGTGGGCGTGGGCTACCGCTTCTGA
- a CDS encoding RNA polymerase sigma-70 factor has protein sequence MNPRQAEDPTAVFARLRPRLQGIAYRMLASVAEAEEVVQDAWLRWHDAQASPPDNGEAWLVTVTTRLAIDRLRATKVAREHYAGMWLPEPMLTETADSPQDVLERADDLSVAFLMLLERLSPEARAAFLLREVFDVDYPEVARMVGKAEPACRQLVSRAKKQLTEERPRYRVTPDMHHRLLSGFAQAMTLGDFSALRAMLAEGAELIGDGGGKVLAFPKPLQGGQRIAQLFYAAHRKLRNRQRVQLVRLNGEWGLLRFIDGVLESAQTYETDGERILRIRVQRNPDKLARIAAAVTSAGPGASSGHGDLSIDPQE, from the coding sequence ATGAACCCACGCCAAGCCGAAGACCCGACTGCCGTGTTCGCACGCCTGCGCCCGCGCTTGCAGGGCATCGCCTACCGCATGCTCGCGAGCGTGGCCGAGGCCGAAGAGGTGGTGCAAGACGCGTGGCTGCGCTGGCACGACGCGCAGGCGAGCCCGCCCGACAACGGCGAGGCCTGGCTCGTCACCGTGACCACGCGGCTGGCCATCGATCGCCTGCGCGCGACCAAGGTGGCCCGCGAGCATTACGCCGGCATGTGGCTGCCCGAACCGATGCTCACCGAAACGGCCGACAGCCCGCAGGACGTGCTGGAGCGCGCCGACGACCTCTCGGTCGCCTTCCTCATGCTGCTGGAGCGGCTGTCGCCGGAGGCGCGAGCGGCCTTCCTGCTGCGCGAGGTGTTCGACGTCGACTACCCCGAGGTCGCTCGCATGGTCGGCAAGGCCGAGCCGGCATGCCGGCAGCTGGTGAGCCGCGCGAAGAAGCAGCTCACCGAGGAGCGGCCGCGCTACCGCGTGACGCCCGACATGCACCACCGGCTGCTGAGCGGCTTCGCCCAGGCGATGACGTTGGGCGACTTCAGCGCCTTGCGCGCGATGCTCGCCGAAGGCGCCGAGCTGATCGGCGACGGCGGCGGCAAGGTGCTCGCCTTCCCGAAGCCACTGCAAGGCGGGCAACGCATCGCGCAGCTCTTCTACGCGGCGCACCGCAAGCTGCGGAATCGCCAGCGGGTGCAGCTCGTGCGGCTCAACGGCGAGTGGGGCCTGCTGCGCTTCATCGACGGGGTGCTCGAGTCGGCGCAGACCTACGAGACCGACGGCGAGCGCATCCTGCGCATCCGCGTGCAGCGCAACCCCGACAAGCTGGCGCGCATCGCGGCGGCTGTCACAAGCGCGGGCCCTGGTGCGTCTAGTGGGCATGGAGATCTTTCCATCGACCCACAGGAGTGA
- a CDS encoding carboxymuconolactone decarboxylase family protein gives MTQRINYMQQSPELFKKFLEFSTAAKGGAIEATIQHLIEIRASQINGCGFCVDMHVKQATLHGERPLRLHHLAIWRESTLFSPRERAALAWTEALTTLGPHGVDDATYDKVRTQLSEKELSDLSFLVMAINGWNRINVGFRGVPGSHDKAFGLDKAGLA, from the coding sequence ATGACCCAGCGCATCAACTACATGCAGCAATCGCCGGAACTCTTCAAGAAGTTCCTCGAGTTCAGCACCGCGGCCAAGGGTGGCGCGATCGAGGCGACGATCCAGCACCTGATCGAGATCCGCGCTTCGCAGATCAACGGCTGCGGCTTCTGCGTCGACATGCATGTGAAGCAGGCCACGCTCCACGGCGAACGCCCGCTGCGCCTGCACCACCTCGCGATCTGGCGCGAGTCGACCTTGTTCTCACCGCGCGAGCGGGCCGCACTCGCGTGGACCGAAGCGCTCACCACGCTGGGCCCGCACGGCGTCGACGACGCCACCTACGACAAGGTGCGCACGCAGCTGTCGGAGAAGGAGCTGTCGGACCTGAGCTTCCTCGTGATGGCGATCAACGGCTGGAACCGCATCAATGTCGGCTTCCGCGGCGTGCCGGGCTCGCACGACAAGGCGTTCGGGCTCGACAAGGCGGGGCTCGCCTGA
- a CDS encoding nuclease, translating into MDELLREIEATIADERLSDEEKRSLTQALREASPPEDGLRQLRNRAFDLVRSRSESPDQLGLLKWLEGVMRALDVGRLPAGTVRSQAHFSPGTACLSAIVQQLRSARRNLDLCVFTLSDDRITDEVLAAHRRGVALRFITDNDKEFDAGSDVALLRQRGVPVAVDRTPAHMHHKFALVDETWLLNGSYNWTRSASEHNEENLIVTNEPGLVRSFQAQFDTLWAKLR; encoded by the coding sequence ATGGACGAGCTGCTGCGCGAGATCGAGGCCACGATTGCCGACGAACGACTGAGCGACGAGGAAAAGCGTTCGCTGACCCAGGCGCTGCGCGAGGCGTCGCCCCCGGAAGACGGCCTGCGCCAGCTGCGCAACCGCGCCTTCGACCTGGTGCGCTCGCGCAGCGAAAGCCCTGACCAGCTGGGCCTGCTCAAGTGGCTGGAAGGCGTGATGCGGGCGCTCGACGTCGGCCGGCTGCCAGCGGGCACCGTGCGCTCGCAGGCGCACTTCAGCCCTGGCACCGCCTGCCTCTCGGCCATCGTGCAGCAGCTCCGGTCGGCCCGGCGCAACCTCGACCTGTGCGTCTTCACGCTCTCCGACGACCGCATCACCGACGAGGTGCTGGCCGCCCACCGCCGCGGCGTGGCGCTGCGCTTCATCACCGACAACGACAAGGAGTTCGACGCCGGCAGCGACGTCGCGCTGCTGCGCCAGCGCGGCGTGCCGGTGGCGGTGGACCGCACCCCGGCCCACATGCACCACAAGTTCGCGCTCGTCGACGAGACCTGGCTGCTCAACGGCAGCTACAACTGGACGCGCAGCGCCAGCGAGCACAACGAAGAGAACCTCATCGTCACCAACGAGCCCGGGCTCGTGCGCAGCTTCCAGGCCCAGTTCGACACGCTCTGGGCCAAGCTGCGCTGA